The segment AATATCAACACCCACCCGTTGTTTACTGCTAACGATGGCTGCGGCATAATTGCCACAATGCGAAATAGAGAAATGGTACTTCTCATCGGGCAGGAATGGTTTACGTGTATCGGCAATTAAGATTTCTTCGAGTGGAAAATCTTCAAATAATGTTGGCAGCAGGTAGCGGCCGGCCAGGTGTTGTAACCGTTTGTGCGGATGTGATACATCCCTTTTCAATGGCACCTTTGCAAGGAAAAAATCTTCAGGTTCTTTAATAAGCCAAAGACCTGCTTTTGTATTGCTGTTGATAGTATGTTGATAAACGAGCGGCAAATTAAGATTTAAGATTTTAGATTGCAGGTTTCAGAGTTATACTTTCGCACAAAGCTAAAGAGAACAAAATGATTTTAAGTGATAGGCGTATTTTAGAAGAAATAGATAAAGGAACGATTAAAGTTGAACCATACGATCGTGAGTGTTTGGGCAGTAACAGCTACGATGTACATCTCGGAGGTACATTGGCTATTTACAAAGATCATATGATCGATGCCAAAAAGCATAACGAGATCGAATACATCGAAATTCCTGACGAGGGCTTTGTGTTATATCCGCACATTTTTTATTTAGGTGTAACATTGGAATACACCGAAACACATGCGCATGTTCCTTTCCTTGAAGGTAAATCATCAACCGGTCGATTAGGTATCGACATACATGCAACTGCCGGTAAAGGTGATGTTGGTTTTTGTGGTAACTGGACATTGGAGATTTCTGTAAAGCAACCTGTAAAGATTTACAAAGGCATGCCCATTGGTCAATTGATTTATTTCCCAGTGGATGGAGAGATTGAAGTGAAATACAATCAAAAGAAAAATGCGAAGTACAGCGGTCAGCACAACAAGCCGGTGGAAAGTATGATGTGGAAGAATAAGTTTTGATAAAAGTTATCAGTAAATAAGTAAAAAGTTGATAGGGAATACTTATCAACTTTTTACTTATTATACTTTTTCCTGTACGCAATCAACCAACCCGTTACCTCACCATAACTTTCGATTCCTTTTCGCTGGCGGTTTTGTTTGAGATAATAATCATATAAAAAATCGGTCCAGTCGCTGACGAACGTACGATGATCCTCAACATATTTCCGGTATGTTTTCAAGTCTCTTTTAACGCCCTCGTGCAATTTCGTACCAAACTCTTTTGCAGCTGTTGAATCAACTGCTCTTAAGTTTCCCCATGCATACATGAACATATCGAGATAAGAGGAGTATTGCATGAGTGTATCGCTTGAATGGGTAGCTGCCAGAAAGCCTACAAAGTTTGCTTCGCTTTCACTGGCATAACCGATCTGGTGCGCCATTTCATGACAGGTAACATATGGTTGTAAAAAATTCGGAATGGCTGTGTTTACCTGTCCCTCGCCGGTAAATGGATTATAATATCCCTGGAAGCCGATGTAGTTACCAACTCTCCCAAACATGGAAGGTTTTAAGGAAGAATAACGGTAACGCATATAAGGAAACTGCTGTTCCAGTTGACTGTAGCCATCCCTTGCCGATTGAAACATACGTTCACGACTCATGATGGTATCTTTTTTCTTCAGGCAGATCTCTTTTCGGTTATTGAGTTCCGTAAGCAGGAACATATTCAGCCCGATCAATTGCTCTTTTGCAAACTTCGCATTCTTTAAACCAAGCTGATGTTCTATGCCTTTGCGGTAATAGTTTAATCCCCAGAACAGGTAGAAATAAACATAAACGGCAAGCAGAATGATGCCGGCTGTAAGCAGGGGTGTGAGTTTTTTTCGCCAGCTATCGGTTTTGTGAAACAATCGAACGACAAACTTGCCGATTTGCCAAAGCACACTAATGGTGACAATTGAGTAAATAATATCGCCGAGGCTGAAAGGAAACCAGCCAAAGATCAACCGGAGCGTAGAAGCCAGTTTTGGGTAAAAAGCGGTGGCATAGTTCTTCTCGATCCATTCATGATTGCCTGAAATGAAAAAGATAACTAGGGCAAAGATGGACAATGTGCTGATGATTGCAATGCGTATGAGTCGTCCGTAGGTCATTCGGCTCAAATTTACGGGCAAAAGCGAATAATCAATAGCAATAGACAATGGGCAGTAGTGGACAGACAATTACCGGTACGGAGGAGAAATTGAAATTGGGAATTTGGATTTTAGGTTTTGAATATTGATTATTGTCAATGGTCTGTTGCCCCGAAGGCTTTGCAAATCAGCGGACTAATTGCACTTAAGCTTAGCTTTGCAGTTCCGATTACTGTAAATCAACGGCGGAGCAGGAACAAAGGGCGGGAAACCGCAGCCCGACAAGGGAAGGAACGCTGCCGCTCCTGAAAATAAACCTGCTTTTCCTTTTGGCTTGAAACTGTATTTCGGTTACCTTTGCAAACTCTTTAAAATAGGGGTGATATGGCAAGCCGCCGGGAATACGAAATAGCATTTGTGGGTTTAAAGCCCGGCATTCATCAATTTGATTATGAAATTGATGACAGGTTCTTTGAAGAATTCGAAAAACAGGACTTTAAAAACTGTAAGGCAAACGTAAAGCTGCAACTCGAAAAGAATACCGGCTTTATGTTGCTGAAGTTTGAGGTGGTTGGTACCGTTGGCGTTCTTTGCGACCGTTGTGGTAACGATCTTCCTTTAGAACTGTGGGACGAATTTGAGATGCTGGTAAAAATGACCGATGAGCCGGAGAAAATGAATGATGAAGAAGAAAGTCCGGATGTGTTTTACATATCCCGAACTGAAAGTCATCTTCATGTGAAGAGCTGGATCTACGAGTTCATTGTACTGAGCATCCCCATGCAAAAGATGTGCAGGGAAAGTGAAATGGGCGGACCGCATTGCAACAAAGAAGTGCTTGCACGCCTGGCTCAACTGAACCCGCAAACAAACGAAAACAAATCAATCTGGAAAGGATTGGATAAATTCAGAAACGACTAAAATTTAAAGATATGCCGAATCCAAAGCGCAGACATTCACAGCAACGCAGCGCAAAGCGTCGTACACACTACACAGCAGTGACTGTTACTTTAACAAAGGATAGCACAACGGGTGAAATTCATCCACGTCACCGTGCACACGTGAGTGAAGGTAAGCTGTACTACAAAGGAAAATTAGTAGCTGAGAAAGCTCCTTTAAAAGCGTAAGCTTTTTATAATTAACTTACCTGCATGGTCATAGGTATTGACATGATGGGTGGCGACTACGCCCCTCAGCAGCCGCTGTTGGGCGTAGATTTGTTTTTAGCCGATGCTGCCCCCGGAATAGAATTGCTTCTGCTTGGTGATGAAACCATCATGCGCAGGCATTTTGTTACTGTACCTCCAACTATTTCGTTTGTGCACACGACTGAAGTGGTGGATATGCACGAACCTCCAACCAAAGCTTTAAGGGATAAGCCCAACTCATCCATGAACAAAGGATTGCAGTTGCTGGCCGAAGGAAAAATAGATGCCTTCATCAGTGCAGGCAACACCGGTGCGATGATGGTGGGTGTGTTTTATACAATTCGAGCTATTGAAGGTGTACAGCGGCCAACCATTTCAACTGTTATTCCAAAAGTGGAAGGTGGTTATGGGTTGATCCTCGATGTAGGTATGCAGGCCGATTGTAAACCGGAGAACCTTTTGCAGAATGCCATCCTCG is part of the Lacibacter sediminis genome and harbors:
- the dcd gene encoding dCTP deaminase gives rise to the protein MILSDRRILEEIDKGTIKVEPYDRECLGSNSYDVHLGGTLAIYKDHMIDAKKHNEIEYIEIPDEGFVLYPHIFYLGVTLEYTETHAHVPFLEGKSSTGRLGIDIHATAGKGDVGFCGNWTLEISVKQPVKIYKGMPIGQLIYFPVDGEIEVKYNQKKNAKYSGQHNKPVESMMWKNKF
- the plsX gene encoding phosphate acyltransferase PlsX, yielding MVIGIDMMGGDYAPQQPLLGVDLFLADAAPGIELLLLGDETIMRRHFVTVPPTISFVHTTEVVDMHEPPTKALRDKPNSSMNKGLQLLAEGKIDAFISAGNTGAMMVGVFYTIRAIEGVQRPTISTVIPKVEGGYGLILDVGMQADCKPENLLQNAILGSIYAQNILEIENPAVALINIGEEEGKGNLLAQAAYPLLKESKLINFIGNIEGREVLTGRADVMVCDGFTGNVILKLGESIFDIAKSRSLDEDDYFKRFNFETYGGTPILGIDKPVIVGHGISTSKAFLNMIHLASKMIETKLLEKMKAKFVSEEEVE
- a CDS encoding YceD family protein yields the protein MASRREYEIAFVGLKPGIHQFDYEIDDRFFEEFEKQDFKNCKANVKLQLEKNTGFMLLKFEVVGTVGVLCDRCGNDLPLELWDEFEMLVKMTDEPEKMNDEEESPDVFYISRTESHLHVKSWIYEFIVLSIPMQKMCRESEMGGPHCNKEVLARLAQLNPQTNENKSIWKGLDKFRND
- the rpmF gene encoding 50S ribosomal protein L32, with the translated sequence MPNPKRRHSQQRSAKRRTHYTAVTVTLTKDSTTGEIHPRHRAHVSEGKLYYKGKLVAEKAPLKA
- a CDS encoding DUF3810 domain-containing protein gives rise to the protein MTYGRLIRIAIISTLSIFALVIFFISGNHEWIEKNYATAFYPKLASTLRLIFGWFPFSLGDIIYSIVTISVLWQIGKFVVRLFHKTDSWRKKLTPLLTAGIILLAVYVYFYLFWGLNYYRKGIEHQLGLKNAKFAKEQLIGLNMFLLTELNNRKEICLKKKDTIMSRERMFQSARDGYSQLEQQFPYMRYRYSSLKPSMFGRVGNYIGFQGYYNPFTGEGQVNTAIPNFLQPYVTCHEMAHQIGYASESEANFVGFLAATHSSDTLMQYSSYLDMFMYAWGNLRAVDSTAAKEFGTKLHEGVKRDLKTYRKYVEDHRTFVSDWTDFLYDYYLKQNRQRKGIESYGEVTGWLIAYRKKYNK
- a CDS encoding 4'-phosphopantetheinyl transferase family protein, translated to MPLVYQHTINSNTKAGLWLIKEPEDFFLAKVPLKRDVSHPHKRLQHLAGRYLLPTLFEDFPLEEILIADTRKPFLPDEKYHFSISHCGNYAAAIVSSKQRVGVDIEQPSDKILRISHKFLTLQEKMFLDEQMSAAQLLQLATLLWSTKESMFKWFGDGGVDFREHMRIENIEGNDEEGKLICSFQKYDPLPLTVHYRFMKELVMSWVVS